AGATACCGCCATTCGTAAAGCTGTAGAAAATGCAGAAGATGATATTTCTCAAGCTTGGAAAGACATCTGCGCCTTTAATCCTACCCCCGAAGATGCGGTTTTGGGTATAGCAGCTTCAGGAACAACTCCGTATGTTATTGGTGGGATAAAAAAAGCCCGAGAAAACGGACTACTTACCGCAGGGCTTACCAATAATCCGCAATCGCCACTTGCGCAATTGGCAGAAATGCCTATAGAGGTAAATGTAGGTCCCGAGTTTGTCACTGGAAGCACACGTATGAAAAGCGGAACTTCTCAAAAAATGGTGCTTAATATGATATCTACTGCACTGATGATACGTATTGGTAGGGTACAAGGCAATAAGATGGTAAATATGCAACTCAATAATAACAAATTGATAGATAGGGGAGTACGTTTTTTGATGGAAGAGCTTCATATTGATTATCAGAAGGCTTATGAATTGCTTTTAAAGTATGGGTCGGTACACAATGCTTTGGAAAACGCTTTAAAATAGTATTTTGAACGATTCGTTTAAATTGAGCTAAAAACTTGCGTAAAACATATCTTTAAAAGGCGTTATTTTTGGGATAGAATTTGTATCTTCGTGGTTCAAATTTTAACCAAAGATATATTAACTTATGAAGACAAAATTGTTGAAACTTTGCGTCGTTGTTTTTTCTACAATGAGTGCGACAATCTGCGCACAAGATAGTGATTTAGTAGATAAACTGTCAGATGTCTGGGAGTATTATGGGGTTAAACCTGCGGGTTCAAAAATGGATTTTCAAAAGGGTCGTCCCGGTATGTTTAAGGTGTTTTTCCAAAATGGAACATTTAGAAACTATATGTTCGGACTTCCTAAATCCATAATCACAACCAAAGGAACTTATGAATTGGTCAATGATAGCGTATTTTTAGAAAGACTGGACAAAACCCTTCTCCCTATTTATAGTACATCACCAGAAAAATCACTTACCTTTAAGTTTATTTCAGATAATGAACTCAGAATAAAATATGACGTTTCACAAGGAATGCGAGTTGAAGAGGTATGGTTTCGGGTAAATTATCCAGAAAATTTTTTAGAGCAAGATAATAGTATTTCCAAAGAAATTCCTCAATCAGATTTGGCTCTTTTCTCAGATCCTATGTTGTTGAAATTAAATCGAAACGTTTCTTCAGAAAGTATTCAAAAAATTTCAATTCCTCAATTACGTATTTTAGCTACGGAATTAAAAAATAAATCGTACAAGGTAACGCATCGTGTCGCTGAATTTGAGGCGAAATTATCTCCTGAAGCCTTAGGTAAGCAGTTGGTTATTGGTAATGGTTATTCTCGATATGAACAAATAACAGGAATATATTTGTCTCAAGGACAACAAGTTGTTGTTGCTGAAATTCCTGAAGGAAAAGAAATTAAAATACTTATCCCGAATTGGGAACGAAGGGCTCCTGAGGGGATAGACCCTAGTAAAGATCCTAATGGTTGGGGGCTTAAACGAGATGTTTATACCTTAAAAAACGGGGTAAATCTTATTGAGATAAAATCGGGAGGATTAGTGTATGTTGATTATTTTTCTGAAACTCCTCAAAAAGAACCAAAAATAAAACTCCATTTCGTTAATGGAAAAGTGAACGGATATTTCGATGCAACAAAACACTCTAATAAAGATTGGAATTATTTGATTGATAATGCAGTGTATCCTATTATTGATGCTGTTGGGAAGCATATTCAAATTGCATATCCAGTAGAGGATTGTAAGAAATATGCTTACGGAAAAGGGGTTCAGTTGATTGAAAACTATGATCAATTAGTGAAACGACAATATGAAATTATGGGGTTAGAAAAATACAATCGTATACCCAAAAATCGTATTCTTTCGCGTGTAAACTATAACTATTATATGTTTCGTGATCGTGATGGTATAGCTTATATGGGAACAAAACCTGGATATGCAATGGCTATGGTTGCTGATCCAAACAAAGTGATCAAAGGAGATCCTTGTTGGGGCTTTAGCCACGAGGTCGGACACGTGCACCAGCTCTTTCCTTACTTTTCTTGGGGAGGATTAACAGAGGTTAGTAATAATATTTATACCTTGTATGTTACCAAATCCTTTGGAAATAAAAGTAGAATAATGCAACAGGATAATTATTCAAAATCACGAAAAGATATTATAGAAAAGAAAATCTCTTATTTACAGGATCCTGATGTATTTAACAAATTAGTTCCTTTTTGGCAATTGCATTTGTACTTTACTAATGTAGGCGCAAATCCTGACTTTTATCCAGATTTATTTGAAGCATTTCGCAGACAAGGAGAAGAAGAATTGAAGAACAATAATGGTAAATGGGGGAATAATCCAGCGATATATCAATTGAATTTTGTTAAAAAGGCTTGCGAGGTTTCAAAGACAGATTTGACAGAGTTTTTCGATAAATATGGATTTTTCTACGTAGGATGGTTAGAATATGAAGATTACGGAAAACATCGTTATATAATGACCCAAGAAATGGTAGATAAATGTAAAGAAGAAATACAAAAAATGAATTTGCCTAAACCTAAAATAGATATTTCTACACTGACCGATAATAATATTAAGTAAATTGTTTGTTCTGTTTAGGTTACATTACACCTTTTTAAATTGCCAATAAATAAATTTGTAAAACCTACTTATCAAAATAAATATATTTGATAGGTAGGTTTTTTTAGTAGATTCAGAAGAAAGTTTTTGAAGCCTCATAAAAAAACTGCCTGAAAAATCTTTCAGACAGTTTTAATATTATATTTTTAGGCAGATTTAATTTATGAAAATAAACGCTCAAAGAAGTTTTTACGTTTTTCACTCATTTCGCCTTTTATGTGGAAAATATCATCGGAAACTTCTTTTGCCGAATTATTATCGTTAGGAATATCTATGGTTACTGGGGCTTTTGCGTTATGTTCGTCCATAACACTCATAATAAAGTCCATATAGTCTTTTCCTTGTTTGTCTAGATAATTTTTAAAGTAACGAGCGCTTAAATCCATTCCGCCGATTTTCTCCAATTTTAAAAGTGTTTCATACAGCGGAGTTACATAGTTGTCAATTACTGGAGTAGGTACGGATTTTCTACGTGCAATGTAATGGGTAATATTGCCCATAGGGTCACGTATGATTTCAAAATCGGTAATCACCCAATAATATTCCCCCGATTTGGCTAAATTTTTAACCACACCTGCGAAATTATTTCCTGATTTGAGGTTATCCCAAAGCATTTTAAAAGCTAACTTGGGCATATCAGGATGCCTAATTAGGTTGTGGGGTTGACCGATAAGTTCATTAGGGGAATATCCTGAAACATCCACAAAAACATCATTCACGTTAGTTATGGTTCCGAAACTATCCGTTTCACTAATGATGACTTTAGATTTGTCCCAAACCACCTCTTTATCAATAGGTATAGGTCTTGGAATGGTCGGCTCAGCACCGTAAAAATTACTATGCATAATAAATTACATTTTAGTTAGTCCTAATTCACAGCAAAGGTAATAAATAATAAGGGATATTCGATTTTTTTATCTAAGTAATTATGTTAAAATAGTAAAGTAGTTTTGTGAAATAAAAGTTAAAAATTTAGAGTTTTAAGAAATAAAAAGCTAATCGTTGTTGTTTTTAGTTGTTTTATGGAATTCATTTGCTTGGATTCAGTTATCTTTTGTAAGAATGCTTTTTAAGGATAATTTATATAAATAGTAAAAAAAAACAGTAAAAAATACTCGTATATCTTTTTAAAATGTTTAAATTTGTGGGTTGTACAAAATATTAAACATCAATTTTAAAAATAAAAGATAATGAGTTACAGAATTGAGAAAGACACTATGGGGGAAGTAAAAGTTCCTGCCGACAAACTTTGGGGAGCACAAACCGAACGTTCCCGTAACAATTTTAAAATTGGACAGCCTGCTTCAATGCCTAAAGAAATTATAGAAGGGTTCGCTTATTTGAAAAAAGGAGCTGCTTATGCTAATTGTGAATTGGGTGTTTTGTCAGCTGAGAAAAGAGATTATATCGCTCGTGTTTGCGATGAAATTTTGGAAGGGAAACTTTTTGATCAATTTCCATTGGTGATTTGGCAGACGGGTTCTGGTACACAATCCAATATGAACGTTAATGAGGTAATTGCCAACCGAGCTCATCAATTAGCAGGTAAAACCATCGGCGAAGGAGAAAAAACATTACAACCTAATGACGATGTAAATAAATCACAATCGTCAAATGATACTTTTCCAACAGGAATGCATATAGCTGCCTACAAAATGGTGGTAGAAACTACTATTCCAGGGGTGGAGCGACTTCGTGATACTCTTGATCAGAAAGCAAAAGCATTCAAAGACGTAGTTAAGATAGGGCGTACTCACCTAATGGATGCGACACCGCTTACTTTGGGGCAAGAGTTCTCAGGTTACGTGGCTCAGCTTAATCACGGCTTAAAAGCATTAAAAAACACCTTAGCACATCTTTCAGAGTTGGCTTTAGGAGGAACCGCTGTAGGAACTGGACTAAATACTCCTAAAAACTACGATGTAGTAGTTGCCAAATACATAGCTGAATTTACAGGATTACCTTTTAAGACTGCTGAAAATAAATTTGAAGCGTTAGCCTCACACGATGCCATTGTAGAAACTCACGGTGCGTTAAAACAATTGGCAGTTTCCTTAAATAAAATTGCTAACGACATTCGTATGATGGCTTCAGGACCTCGAAGTGGTATCGGAGAGATTTTAATTCCTGAAAATGAACCTGGTTCTTCTATTATGCCAGGTAAGGTAAATCCTACACAATGTGAGGCACTTACTATGGTTGCTGCACAAGTAATGGGTAATGATGTAGCCATAACCATAGGAGGTACGCAAGGGCATTACGAACTTAACGTGTTTAAACCTGTGATGGCTGCCAATTTCTTACAATCGGCAAGGCTTATTGGTGAGGCTTGTGTAAGTTTTAATGACCATTGTGCGGTAGGTATTGAGCCTAATTATCCAAGAATTAAAGAATTACTTGATAATAGCTTGATGTTGGTAACGGCACTTAATACCAAAATCGGTTATTACAAAGCAGCAGAAATTGCTCAAACGGCACATAAAAACGGTACTACTTTGAAAGAAGAAGCCGTTCGTTTAGGATATGTAACTGCCGAAGATTTTGATGCTTGGGTACGCCCCGAAGATATGGTAGGGAGTTTAAAATAGAACTGACCAAGGTATTTGAAAAACGTTACTTTCAGGCTTTGCAGAGGCTTGAAAGTAGCGTTTTTAATTTATAATCTCTGGGTTTTAATAAAATTGACATAGTTAAGTACAGATTTTTGTAATTCCATTTCAGCAAGGGCTTGTTCAGATTGACTGTTTTTACAAATAAATAGAAGAAAGCCAATCATTTTCTTTAGCATACTTTCTACTTCTTGATGCTGACGCAATTTTTCGTACAAATGAATTAAATTATTACAGGAAGTAACGTAAACTTGTGTAAAGGGGATCTGTAATCGAAGGCAATCACTAAAATTGTTGCATAATACTTCGGCACGATATAAGGCATTTTCATATTTGTCCAAAGCTTGTTTATAATCTCCTTGATTGAAACAATGGTTAGCTTCTGCAGTTAGTAACCTCCAATAATTCTCGATATGGCTTATACAAACATCACTCATAATTTATATAATTTACTTATTCTTAAATGATTATTTATGATTACTTTTTATTTTTTTAGATATACAAAAATAATAATTTAGTCTAGTCTAAAAAATAAAAATTGCAAAAAGAAGAGAATTTTACAAAATATCCAATTAGGAAATACCGTAAAATTCTCTTAAATAAGATTTTATGTTGTCAGATTATAAAAAATCCAATTCTGCAATGGTTAAAATATCTCCGTTTTCTGCAATTTCAGTGGCTTCGATACGTACGTAACGACTGGTAACGCTTTCTGGAAAATAGAAAGTTCTGGGGGTTGGGTCGTTAATTAGGTTTCCGAATTCAAAATTGGCTACGGTTTGCCAAGTTTTACCATCGTTACTCACTTGAATTAACCCCTTGGCTAACATACCTTTACTATGAAAAGTTTGTGGTGTATAGACCAAAG
This genomic window from Capnocytophaga canimorsus contains:
- the fumC gene encoding class II fumarate hydratase, with amino-acid sequence MSYRIEKDTMGEVKVPADKLWGAQTERSRNNFKIGQPASMPKEIIEGFAYLKKGAAYANCELGVLSAEKRDYIARVCDEILEGKLFDQFPLVIWQTGSGTQSNMNVNEVIANRAHQLAGKTIGEGEKTLQPNDDVNKSQSSNDTFPTGMHIAAYKMVVETTIPGVERLRDTLDQKAKAFKDVVKIGRTHLMDATPLTLGQEFSGYVAQLNHGLKALKNTLAHLSELALGGTAVGTGLNTPKNYDVVVAKYIAEFTGLPFKTAENKFEALASHDAIVETHGALKQLAVSLNKIANDIRMMASGPRSGIGEILIPENEPGSSIMPGKVNPTQCEALTMVAAQVMGNDVAITIGGTQGHYELNVFKPVMAANFLQSARLIGEACVSFNDHCAVGIEPNYPRIKELLDNSLMLVTALNTKIGYYKAAEIAQTAHKNGTTLKEEAVRLGYVTAEDFDAWVRPEDMVGSLK
- a CDS encoding PAS domain-containing protein — encoded protein: MHSNFYGAEPTIPRPIPIDKEVVWDKSKVIISETDSFGTITNVNDVFVDVSGYSPNELIGQPHNLIRHPDMPKLAFKMLWDNLKSGNNFAGVVKNLAKSGEYYWVITDFEIIRDPMGNITHYIARRKSVPTPVIDNYVTPLYETLLKLEKIGGMDLSARYFKNYLDKQGKDYMDFIMSVMDEHNAKAPVTIDIPNDNNSAKEVSDDIFHIKGEMSEKRKNFFERLFS
- a CDS encoding M60 family metallopeptidase produces the protein MSATICAQDSDLVDKLSDVWEYYGVKPAGSKMDFQKGRPGMFKVFFQNGTFRNYMFGLPKSIITTKGTYELVNDSVFLERLDKTLLPIYSTSPEKSLTFKFISDNELRIKYDVSQGMRVEEVWFRVNYPENFLEQDNSISKEIPQSDLALFSDPMLLKLNRNVSSESIQKISIPQLRILATELKNKSYKVTHRVAEFEAKLSPEALGKQLVIGNGYSRYEQITGIYLSQGQQVVVAEIPEGKEIKILIPNWERRAPEGIDPSKDPNGWGLKRDVYTLKNGVNLIEIKSGGLVYVDYFSETPQKEPKIKLHFVNGKVNGYFDATKHSNKDWNYLIDNAVYPIIDAVGKHIQIAYPVEDCKKYAYGKGVQLIENYDQLVKRQYEIMGLEKYNRIPKNRILSRVNYNYYMFRDRDGIAYMGTKPGYAMAMVADPNKVIKGDPCWGFSHEVGHVHQLFPYFSWGGLTEVSNNIYTLYVTKSFGNKSRIMQQDNYSKSRKDIIEKKISYLQDPDVFNKLVPFWQLHLYFTNVGANPDFYPDLFEAFRRQGEEELKNNNGKWGNNPAIYQLNFVKKACEVSKTDLTEFFDKYGFFYVGWLEYEDYGKHRYIMTQEMVDKCKEEIQKMNLPKPKIDISTLTDNNIK
- a CDS encoding N-acetylmuramic acid 6-phosphate etherase — protein: MQQILKQNTLETYRKITEEPSKYDHLEQMDVHTILKGINNEDKVVAEMVEKSIPQIERFVMALEERFGRGGRLFYIGAGTSGRLGILDASEIPPTYGMPHDRVIGLIAGGDTAIRKAVENAEDDISQAWKDICAFNPTPEDAVLGIAASGTTPYVIGGIKKARENGLLTAGLTNNPQSPLAQLAEMPIEVNVGPEFVTGSTRMKSGTSQKMVLNMISTALMIRIGRVQGNKMVNMQLNNNKLIDRGVRFLMEELHIDYQKAYELLLKYGSVHNALENALK